A genomic segment from Segniliparus rotundus DSM 44985 encodes:
- the ffh gene encoding signal recognition particle protein yields the protein MFSSLSDRLVGALSQLRGKGKLSEEDIDVTCKHIRIALLEADVALPVVREFVARVKERAKGVALSGALNPAQQVVKIVDEELTEILGGESRRLWLAKTPPTVIMLVGLQGAGKTTLAGKLAKWLKSQGHAPLLVACDLQRPGAVKQLQVVAERAGVAVHAPQPGASLEHDGVTAGDPVAVARSGVQLAREQHHDVVVVDTAGRLGVDQELMAQAAAIRDAVSPDEVLFTVDAMIGQDALHAATAFDQGVGFTGVVLTKLDGDARGGAALSVRQVTGKPILFASSGEKLEDFDVFHPDRMSSRILDMGDLLSLIEQAQRVFDEREAEEAAQKMASGEMTLQDFLQQLKQMRQLGPLANVLGMLPGAGQMKDALANVDERDLDRLEAIICGMTPGERADPKIINASRRMRIANGSGVTVNQVNQLVDQFFQMKKVMGQLAGGMFGGGFGSRPSKAKAKAAKKGKGKKGRGPQRQPAGGLPGAPGLPQGLYDLPPGLEDVDLSSLQLPPMPNFPGFPGR from the coding sequence GTGTTCAGTTCGCTGTCAGACCGCCTGGTCGGAGCGCTTTCCCAGCTCCGGGGCAAAGGGAAGCTGTCCGAAGAGGACATCGACGTCACCTGCAAGCACATCCGCATCGCCCTGCTTGAGGCGGACGTCGCCCTGCCGGTGGTGCGCGAGTTCGTCGCACGGGTGAAGGAGCGGGCCAAAGGGGTTGCCCTCTCGGGCGCCTTGAACCCGGCCCAACAGGTCGTGAAGATCGTCGACGAGGAGCTCACGGAGATCCTCGGCGGCGAGTCCCGCCGGTTGTGGCTCGCCAAAACGCCGCCCACGGTCATCATGCTCGTCGGCCTGCAGGGCGCGGGCAAGACCACGCTCGCCGGCAAGCTCGCCAAATGGCTCAAGAGCCAGGGGCACGCCCCGCTCTTGGTCGCCTGCGACCTGCAGCGTCCTGGGGCGGTCAAGCAGCTCCAAGTGGTCGCCGAGCGAGCAGGTGTCGCTGTTCACGCCCCCCAGCCCGGCGCGAGCCTGGAGCACGACGGCGTGACAGCAGGGGACCCGGTGGCGGTCGCCCGCTCGGGTGTTCAGCTCGCCCGCGAACAGCACCACGACGTGGTCGTGGTGGACACGGCTGGCCGGCTCGGCGTCGACCAGGAGCTCATGGCGCAAGCCGCCGCGATCCGCGACGCGGTGTCGCCCGACGAGGTGCTGTTCACTGTCGACGCGATGATCGGCCAGGACGCGCTGCACGCCGCGACCGCGTTCGACCAGGGCGTCGGGTTCACCGGTGTCGTGCTCACCAAGCTCGACGGCGACGCCCGGGGCGGAGCGGCCCTGTCGGTCCGGCAGGTGACGGGCAAGCCGATCCTGTTCGCCTCCTCGGGGGAGAAACTCGAAGATTTCGACGTCTTCCACCCTGACCGCATGTCGAGCCGCATCCTCGACATGGGCGATCTCCTCTCCCTGATCGAGCAGGCGCAGCGCGTTTTCGACGAGCGCGAAGCCGAAGAGGCCGCGCAGAAAATGGCCTCGGGGGAGATGACTCTGCAGGACTTCCTCCAGCAGCTCAAACAGATGCGCCAGCTCGGGCCGCTCGCCAACGTCCTCGGGATGCTGCCCGGCGCGGGCCAGATGAAAGACGCGCTCGCGAATGTGGACGAGCGCGATTTGGACCGGCTCGAAGCCATCATTTGCGGTATGACCCCAGGCGAGCGGGCCGATCCGAAGATCATCAACGCGTCGCGGCGGATGCGGATCGCCAACGGCTCGGGGGTGACGGTGAACCAGGTGAACCAGCTCGTCGACCAGTTCTTCCAGATGAAAAAAGTCATGGGCCAGCTCGCCGGCGGCATGTTCGGCGGTGGTTTCGGCTCCCGCCCCAGCAAAGCCAAGGCGAAGGCGGCCAAGAAGGGCAAGGGCAAAAAGGGCAGGGGGCCGCAGCGCCAGCCGGCGGGCGGCCTGCCCGGCGCGCCCGGCCTGCCGCAGGGCCTCTACGACCTTCCGCCGGGGCTGGAAGACGTCGATCTTTCCTCGCTCCAGCTGCCGCCGATGCCGAATTTCCCAGGGTTTCCAGGTCGGTGA
- a CDS encoding isoprenyl transferase has translation MLKRGNPVRRAVARAAYGLYERQVEKQLRGAKLPQHIAVLCDGNRRWARANGFADVSHGHRVGALKIAEFLSWCDAEGVGHVTVWLLSTENLRRDPEELAALLDVIHEVVAELCAPDKNWQVRIVGALEFLPEEFATNLLRSAKQTVGRTGNHVNVAVGYGGRQEISDAVRSLVAEKLSAGLTGNELVQSIDVAGIGEHLYTSGQPDPDLVIRTSGEQRLSGFLLWQSVHSEIWFTEAYWPEFRRVDFLRALRDYAARHRRFGV, from the coding sequence ATGCTGAAGCGCGGCAACCCAGTGCGGCGGGCAGTGGCCCGAGCGGCGTACGGCCTGTACGAGCGGCAGGTGGAGAAACAGTTGCGCGGCGCGAAACTGCCCCAGCACATCGCGGTGCTCTGCGACGGCAATCGGCGTTGGGCTCGGGCGAACGGTTTCGCGGACGTCAGCCACGGGCATCGGGTCGGGGCGTTGAAAATCGCCGAGTTCTTGTCCTGGTGCGACGCCGAGGGCGTCGGCCATGTCACCGTCTGGCTTTTGTCCACCGAGAACCTCCGACGCGACCCCGAAGAGCTCGCTGCGCTGCTCGACGTCATCCACGAAGTCGTGGCCGAGCTGTGCGCGCCGGACAAGAACTGGCAGGTGCGGATTGTGGGAGCCCTGGAGTTCTTGCCGGAGGAGTTCGCCACGAACCTCCTGCGTTCCGCCAAACAGACGGTCGGCCGCACGGGCAACCACGTCAACGTCGCGGTCGGCTACGGCGGGCGGCAGGAGATTTCCGACGCCGTGCGCTCGCTTGTCGCCGAGAAACTCTCGGCAGGGCTCACCGGCAACGAGCTTGTGCAGTCCATCGACGTGGCAGGCATTGGCGAGCACCTGTACACCTCTGGCCAGCCAGACCCGGACCTGGTGATACGCACATCGGGCGAGCAACGCCTCTCTGGCTTTTTGCTCTGGCAGAGCGTGCACTCCGAAATATGGTTCACCGAGGCGTACTGGCCGGAGTTCCGCCGGGTGGATTTCTTGCGGGCGCTGCGCGACTACGCCGCCCGTCACCGGCGATTCGGAGTCTGA
- a CDS encoding MBL fold metallo-hydrolase, whose translation MTSFTVPTLIGGSAEYQGGWREVAEGTWAWLQPNGRLGESNAGLICGDGEALLIDTLWDPIITQRMLDAAPVSADTIAVVVNTHGDGDHCWGNQLLAGRRIIAAEGAREDMVEFRPRVLAAGGRFGSLVGPALERLPFRGRLPGLRPAMVLSDFLRSCGQYRFGGVRLAFPTELFAGSLTLDVGGRRVDLLKVGPAHTKGDLLAHVPDVDVVFAGDILFSGVTPIMWEGPAERWVAALDRILAFEPKTVVPGHGPVSTTAQVTALRAYWELVLREGADRHKAGQSALAAAEGIVGGGEFAERGFREWHDVARLGVSLTVIFDRLSGREGSASLRARGLLAMARLASTDTLAALC comes from the coding sequence GTGACATCCTTCACTGTGCCCACGCTGATCGGAGGTTCGGCCGAGTACCAGGGCGGTTGGCGCGAAGTGGCCGAGGGAACATGGGCCTGGTTGCAGCCCAACGGCAGGCTCGGCGAGTCGAATGCGGGTCTGATCTGCGGTGACGGCGAAGCTTTGCTCATCGACACGCTCTGGGACCCGATCATCACTCAGCGAATGCTCGACGCCGCTCCCGTGTCCGCGGACACTATCGCGGTCGTCGTCAACACGCACGGCGACGGAGACCATTGCTGGGGGAACCAGCTCCTCGCGGGTCGGCGGATCATCGCCGCCGAAGGCGCGAGGGAGGACATGGTCGAGTTCCGTCCCCGCGTCCTGGCGGCTGGAGGCCGGTTCGGCTCGCTCGTGGGACCTGCGCTCGAACGTCTGCCCTTCCGCGGGCGGCTCCCCGGCCTGCGCCCCGCGATGGTGCTCTCGGATTTTCTCCGGTCCTGCGGCCAGTACCGTTTCGGCGGTGTGCGGCTCGCTTTTCCCACGGAACTGTTCGCCGGCTCGCTCACGTTGGACGTCGGCGGGCGCCGGGTGGATCTGCTCAAAGTCGGCCCTGCGCACACCAAAGGCGACCTTCTCGCCCATGTGCCCGACGTCGACGTCGTTTTCGCGGGCGACATCCTTTTCTCGGGAGTCACGCCGATCATGTGGGAGGGGCCGGCCGAGCGGTGGGTCGCGGCGTTGGACCGGATTCTCGCGTTCGAGCCGAAGACCGTCGTGCCGGGACACGGCCCGGTGAGCACCACAGCGCAAGTCACGGCGCTGCGCGCCTACTGGGAGCTTGTCCTGCGGGAAGGCGCCGACCGGCATAAGGCGGGACAGAGCGCGCTGGCCGCGGCCGAGGGCATTGTGGGCGGCGGCGAATTCGCGGAGCGCGGTTTCCGCGAATGGCACGACGTGGCGCGGCTCGGGGTGAGCCTCACCGTCATTTTTGACCGGCTCTCGGGCCGTGAGGGCTCTGCCTCCCTGCGGGCCAGGGGGCTTTTGGCCATGGCGCGGTTGGCCTCGACGGACACGCTGGCGGCCCTATGCTGA
- the trhA gene encoding PAQR family membrane homeostasis protein TrhA, giving the protein MTESDSRGPAPASVPVKPRMRGWIHVWACAASVVCGIALVGFAATHAGARAGFATALYSLTVCAMFGVSATYHRIHWKTPQSRGLMKRLDHSMIFLFIAGTYTPFCYLLLQPGTYHWILSVVWAGAVAGAVLKVCFPHSTKWLGVVLYLALGWVCVFVTPEILSKGGVVPVALLAVGGVLYSFGAILYATKWPNPWPKTFGHHEFFHAATAIAAICHHIAVWFAVIAII; this is encoded by the coding sequence ATGACTGAAAGCGATTCCCGCGGCCCGGCGCCAGCATCCGTGCCCGTCAAACCCCGCATGCGCGGCTGGATCCACGTCTGGGCCTGCGCCGCTTCCGTGGTGTGCGGGATCGCCTTGGTCGGCTTCGCGGCAACGCACGCCGGGGCGCGCGCAGGATTCGCCACGGCGCTCTACTCGCTGACGGTCTGCGCGATGTTCGGAGTGAGCGCGACCTATCACCGGATCCACTGGAAGACCCCGCAGTCCAGGGGGTTGATGAAGCGTCTCGACCACTCGATGATCTTCTTGTTCATCGCGGGCACCTACACGCCGTTCTGCTACCTGTTGCTCCAACCCGGGACCTACCATTGGATCTTGTCCGTGGTGTGGGCCGGGGCGGTGGCCGGAGCGGTGCTGAAAGTCTGCTTCCCGCACTCGACCAAGTGGCTCGGGGTCGTTTTGTACCTCGCCCTCGGCTGGGTGTGCGTGTTCGTGACGCCGGAGATCTTGTCGAAAGGCGGCGTGGTCCCCGTGGCGCTGCTCGCCGTGGGCGGCGTCTTGTACAGCTTCGGTGCGATCCTGTACGCGACCAAATGGCCGAATCCGTGGCCGAAAACATTCGGCCACCACGAGTTCTTCCACGCGGCGACGGCAATCGCCGCAATCTGCCATCACATAGCCGTGTGGTTCGCAGTGATCGCGATCATCTGA
- the mca gene encoding mycothiol conjugate amidase Mca, translated as MSGLRLMAVHAHPDDESSKGAATTARYAAEGNEVLVVTLTGGERGDVLNPALDAPAVKANLPAIRRQEMAEAARILGVSHHWLGYVDSGFPEGDPPPPLPEGSFAAVPIEEPLRDLVAVVRRFRPHVMTTYDEKGGYPHPDHVRCHEVSMAAFEAAADPGRFPEAGPAWQVSKIYYDHAFIRKRLVQFHELLLERDGESPYTELLANVPEDEDKSHRVTTSVPCAAYFPQREAALLAHRSQVDPNGFFFAVPVALQQQYWPTEEFELARSLVPTSQPENDLFAGVQAP; from the coding sequence ATGAGCGGCTTGCGGCTGATGGCCGTTCACGCGCATCCCGACGACGAGTCCAGCAAGGGCGCGGCCACAACGGCGCGATACGCCGCCGAAGGCAATGAGGTCCTGGTGGTGACCCTCACCGGTGGAGAACGCGGGGACGTTCTCAATCCTGCGCTGGACGCTCCTGCGGTCAAAGCGAACCTCCCGGCGATCCGCCGCCAGGAAATGGCCGAGGCGGCTCGCATCCTCGGCGTGTCCCATCACTGGCTGGGCTATGTGGACTCGGGATTTCCCGAGGGCGACCCGCCCCCGCCGTTGCCCGAGGGGTCCTTCGCGGCAGTGCCGATCGAAGAGCCGTTGCGCGATCTCGTCGCCGTCGTCCGGCGGTTCCGTCCGCACGTGATGACCACGTATGACGAGAAGGGCGGCTACCCGCATCCGGACCATGTCCGCTGCCACGAGGTGTCGATGGCGGCGTTCGAGGCTGCCGCGGACCCCGGACGTTTCCCCGAAGCCGGACCCGCTTGGCAGGTGAGCAAGATCTATTACGACCACGCGTTCATCCGCAAACGCCTGGTGCAATTCCACGAGCTGCTCCTCGAACGGGACGGGGAGAGCCCTTACACCGAGCTCTTGGCGAATGTGCCGGAGGACGAGGACAAGTCGCACCGGGTCACCACGAGCGTGCCGTGCGCGGCGTACTTCCCTCAGCGGGAAGCCGCCCTTTTGGCGCATCGCTCGCAGGTCGACCCGAACGGTTTCTTTTTCGCGGTGCCCGTCGCGCTGCAACAGCAGTATTGGCCGACGGAAGAGTTCGAGCTCGCCCGTTCCTTGGTTCCGACAAGCCAGCCGGAGAACGATCTTTTCGCAGGAGTGCAAGCCCCATGA
- the greA gene encoding transcription elongation factor GreA, translated as MTMTENVTWLTQEAHDRLKAELDSLIANRPVLAAEINERREEGDLKENGGYHAAREEQGQQEARIRQLQDLLATAKVGAAPTQSGVALPGSVVTVYYDGDKSDTETFLIATREEGAQGGKLEVYSPNSPLGGALLDAKVGETREYTVPNGAVVKVTLVSAEPYHG; from the coding sequence ATGACGATGACTGAGAACGTGACCTGGTTGACGCAAGAGGCCCATGACCGGTTGAAGGCCGAACTCGACTCGCTGATCGCCAACCGGCCCGTCCTGGCCGCCGAGATCAACGAACGGCGCGAAGAGGGCGACCTGAAGGAGAACGGCGGCTACCACGCCGCCCGCGAAGAGCAAGGGCAGCAAGAGGCTCGCATCCGCCAATTGCAGGACCTCCTGGCGACCGCCAAGGTCGGCGCGGCTCCGACGCAGTCCGGCGTGGCCCTGCCCGGGTCGGTGGTGACGGTGTACTACGACGGCGACAAATCCGACACCGAGACCTTCCTCATCGCCACCCGCGAAGAAGGAGCCCAGGGCGGCAAACTCGAGGTGTACTCCCCCAACTCCCCGCTCGGCGGCGCGCTTCTCGACGCCAAGGTCGGCGAGACAAGGGAATACACCGTGCCGAACGGAGCGGTCGTCAAGGTGACCTTGGTGAGCGCGGAGCCGTACCACGGGTAG
- a CDS encoding cystathionine gamma-synthase, translating to MSAQDFSQQGFSTRVIHPDHELDPAFGAVNAPIYATSTFAQDGVGGLKGGYEYSRSANPTRTALEKTLAASETAQHARAFSSGLAATDAVLRALVKPGEHLVIPHDAYGGTFRLVDKILRPWGVAYSIAKSHEPQAFVDQITPQTKAIWVETPSNPLLSVTDIAALAEAARSAQVALLVDNTFASPYLQRPLELGAHAVVHSATKYLGGHSDVIGGAVVTNDSELDAAVGFLQNGSGAVPSPFDAFLIRRGMLTLGVRVQRQSESALRIAEHLADHPKVVKVLYPGLAGDPGHHIAAAQMRGGFGGMLSVRLRGGEQAALDLCARVKVFTLGESLGGVESLIEHPARMTHASVVGSDLEVPTDLVRLSVGLEDVGDLIADLDEALG from the coding sequence GTGAGCGCACAGGATTTCTCCCAACAAGGTTTCTCCACTCGGGTCATCCATCCCGACCACGAATTGGACCCCGCATTCGGCGCGGTGAACGCGCCGATCTACGCGACTTCCACCTTCGCCCAGGACGGTGTGGGCGGCCTCAAAGGAGGGTACGAGTACTCGCGCAGCGCCAACCCGACTCGCACCGCGCTCGAGAAGACGCTCGCGGCGAGCGAGACGGCGCAGCACGCCAGGGCGTTCAGCTCGGGCTTGGCCGCCACGGACGCGGTGCTGCGCGCGCTTGTGAAGCCTGGCGAGCACCTTGTCATCCCGCACGACGCGTACGGGGGGACCTTCCGGCTCGTGGACAAGATCCTGCGCCCGTGGGGCGTCGCGTACTCCATTGCCAAATCCCATGAACCGCAGGCCTTCGTGGACCAGATCACCCCGCAGACCAAGGCGATCTGGGTGGAGACGCCGAGCAATCCGCTGCTCTCGGTCACTGACATCGCCGCGCTGGCCGAAGCCGCGCGCTCGGCGCAGGTCGCGCTGCTTGTGGACAACACGTTCGCATCGCCCTATTTGCAGCGCCCATTGGAGCTCGGGGCGCATGCGGTGGTCCACTCCGCCACGAAATACCTTGGTGGGCACTCCGACGTCATCGGCGGGGCGGTGGTCACGAATGATTCGGAGCTCGACGCCGCCGTGGGATTTTTGCAGAACGGCTCCGGCGCGGTGCCGAGCCCGTTCGACGCGTTCCTGATTCGCCGGGGCATGCTCACGCTCGGCGTCCGGGTCCAGCGTCAGAGCGAGAGCGCGCTCAGGATCGCCGAGCACCTTGCCGATCATCCGAAAGTCGTCAAAGTGCTCTATCCGGGCCTTGCGGGCGACCCCGGCCACCATATCGCCGCCGCGCAGATGCGCGGCGGATTCGGCGGGATGCTCTCAGTCCGCTTGCGCGGCGGGGAACAGGCCGCGCTCGACCTGTGCGCCCGCGTCAAGGTCTTCACCCTCGGCGAGTCGTTGGGCGGCGTTGAATCGCTCATCGAGCACCCCGCGCGGATGACCCATGCCTCCGTGGTGGGGTCGGATCTGGAGGTGCCGACTGACCTGGTGCGGCTCTCTGTCGGCCTTGAGGACGTCGGGGACCTGATCGCCGATCTCGACGAGGCATTGGGTTAG
- a CDS encoding cystathionine beta-synthase: MRIAGHVTELIGNTPLVRLNSVAPAGAATVAVKLEYLNPGASSKDRIAAKMVDEAEKAGLLKPGGTIVEPTSGNTGVGLALVAQQRGYKCVFICPDKVSEDKQNVLRAYGAQVVVCPTAVPPEHPNSYYSVSDRLAKETEGAWKPNQYVNPAGPASHYESTGPEIWRDTDGKITHFVAGIGTGGTISGAGRYLKDVSDGAVRVVGADPEGSVYSGGTGRPYLVEGVGEDFWPDAYDRTVTDEILAVSDADSFNMTRRLAREEGLLLGGSSGLAVVAAIRVAQRIGPDGLVVALLPDGGRGYLSKIFNDSWMRSYGFLRTRLDGTADEHTVGEILRGKSGELPSFVHTHPQETIRDAIDILAEYEVSQMPVVGAEPPIMLGEVAGSVDERELLSAVFSGRASLADPVNKHMSPPFPFIGIGEPFSQAIKALGESNALMVVEDGKPVGVITRQDLLNFLRTAK; encoded by the coding sequence ATGCGCATCGCGGGACACGTCACAGAGCTCATCGGGAACACGCCCCTTGTCCGACTGAACTCGGTGGCGCCAGCCGGTGCGGCGACCGTGGCGGTGAAACTCGAGTATCTCAACCCGGGAGCCAGCTCCAAGGACCGTATTGCCGCGAAAATGGTCGACGAGGCGGAAAAAGCCGGGCTGCTCAAACCTGGCGGGACCATCGTGGAGCCGACGTCGGGCAACACCGGGGTCGGTCTTGCCCTCGTCGCGCAGCAGCGAGGCTACAAATGTGTCTTCATCTGCCCGGACAAAGTCAGCGAAGACAAGCAGAACGTGCTCAGAGCCTATGGGGCGCAGGTTGTGGTGTGCCCGACTGCCGTCCCGCCGGAGCACCCCAACAGCTATTACAGCGTCTCAGATCGGCTCGCCAAGGAGACCGAGGGCGCTTGGAAGCCGAACCAATACGTCAATCCTGCGGGCCCGGCCAGTCATTACGAGAGCACCGGACCGGAAATTTGGCGGGACACCGACGGGAAAATCACCCACTTCGTCGCGGGCATCGGCACCGGCGGCACGATCAGCGGGGCTGGCCGGTACCTCAAAGACGTCTCCGACGGGGCGGTGCGGGTCGTCGGGGCCGATCCGGAGGGCTCGGTGTATTCGGGCGGGACCGGACGGCCGTATCTTGTGGAAGGGGTGGGCGAGGACTTCTGGCCCGACGCGTACGACCGGACAGTGACCGACGAGATCCTTGCCGTCTCCGACGCGGACTCGTTCAACATGACTCGCAGGCTCGCGCGGGAGGAGGGCCTTCTGCTCGGCGGCTCGAGCGGGCTCGCCGTGGTCGCCGCGATCAGGGTCGCGCAGCGCATCGGCCCGGACGGGCTCGTGGTCGCGCTCCTTCCGGACGGCGGTCGGGGGTATCTGTCGAAGATCTTCAACGACTCGTGGATGCGCTCATACGGATTCTTGCGCACCCGCCTCGACGGCACCGCCGACGAGCACACCGTCGGCGAGATCCTGCGGGGCAAGTCCGGGGAGCTGCCGAGTTTTGTGCACACGCATCCGCAGGAGACGATCCGCGACGCCATCGACATTCTTGCCGAGTACGAGGTCTCCCAGATGCCGGTCGTCGGAGCCGAACCCCCGATCATGCTCGGCGAAGTCGCGGGCTCGGTGGACGAGCGCGAACTGCTCTCCGCTGTGTTCAGCGGTCGGGCGAGCCTGGCCGACCCGGTGAACAAGCATATGAGCCCGCCGTTCCCGTTCATCGGCATCGGCGAGCCGTTCTCCCAGGCGATCAAGGCGCTGGGGGAGTCGAACGCGCTGATGGTGGTCGAGGACGGCAAGCCGGTCGGCGTCATCACCCGGCAAGACCTTCTCAACTTCCTGCGCACAGCGAAGTGA
- a CDS encoding alpha/beta hydrolase, with the protein MGSKERPDNPGAGGGKAAADEQAAVVWEQYSRTSLNAKIVRFFLWLTVRKALAFLAYMPRVRHPWALADMLASLVVFPERGYHGALVRLPHCDALWHTKNRKDEPRAILYLHGGGFISCGLHTHRGLATKIADAAQASVLSVGYRQLPEHYVDESVEDCVLGYRWLLDGGYTPEQIALAGDSAGGYLVFATAFRLRQEGLPLPAALVGICPFTDWTLRTKTNHRNESRDAFLSRPLLYYIERKMGEARDRATVDNAVPPQIDLFDQPARGFPPVLLHASSSEVLLPDAQRLATTLAEAAVPVTAKLWRGQPHDFHIMSALIPEAKRAIADIGEFVQSATSIAGEADCEHDEDE; encoded by the coding sequence ATGGGCTCGAAGGAGCGGCCAGACAACCCCGGCGCGGGCGGCGGGAAAGCCGCCGCCGACGAACAGGCGGCGGTGGTGTGGGAGCAGTATTCGAGAACAAGCCTCAACGCCAAGATCGTCCGATTCTTCCTGTGGCTGACGGTGCGCAAAGCGCTTGCCTTCCTCGCCTACATGCCGAGGGTGCGGCACCCGTGGGCGCTCGCGGACATGCTTGCCTCGCTGGTCGTCTTCCCCGAGCGCGGTTACCACGGAGCCTTGGTCAGGCTGCCGCACTGTGACGCGCTGTGGCACACCAAAAACCGCAAGGACGAGCCGAGGGCGATCCTGTACCTGCACGGCGGCGGCTTTATCTCGTGCGGCCTGCACACGCACCGCGGACTGGCCACCAAGATCGCCGATGCCGCGCAGGCCTCTGTGCTCTCCGTCGGCTACCGGCAGCTCCCCGAGCATTACGTCGACGAGTCCGTCGAAGACTGCGTCCTCGGTTACCGTTGGTTGCTGGACGGGGGGTACACGCCGGAGCAGATCGCCCTCGCGGGCGACTCGGCAGGCGGCTACCTGGTGTTCGCGACTGCTTTCCGGCTTCGACAGGAAGGTTTGCCGCTGCCTGCGGCTCTGGTGGGGATCTGCCCGTTCACGGACTGGACTTTGCGCACCAAGACCAACCACCGCAACGAGTCCCGCGACGCTTTCCTGTCCCGGCCCCTCTTGTACTACATCGAGCGGAAAATGGGCGAGGCCAGGGACCGGGCGACTGTGGACAATGCCGTCCCGCCCCAGATCGACCTCTTCGATCAGCCGGCTCGAGGATTTCCGCCGGTGCTGCTGCACGCCTCTTCGAGCGAAGTCCTCCTTCCGGACGCCCAACGTCTCGCCACAACACTGGCTGAGGCCGCAGTGCCGGTGACCGCCAAGCTCTGGCGAGGCCAGCCGCACGACTTCCACATCATGAGCGCGCTCATACCGGAAGCAAAAAGAGCGATAGCCGACATTGGGGAGTTCGTCCAGAGCGCGACGAGCATTGCTGGCGAAGCCGACTGCGAGCACGACGAAGACGAATAA
- a CDS encoding Bax inhibitor-1/YccA family protein: MRQSSNPVFRSLSRPGAQAGAYQYGQQSHAVYQQAPLNYQYQAPAASRTLSVDDVVAKTATSLAVLAVTAVASYVLTLQTPALGGPIAMIAGLVGLGLVLFATFGRQQDNPAVVLGYSVVEGLFVGAVTNALTLQFQGVEAGKLIGMALVGTFGVFAGMLGVYKTGAVRVTPRSTRIATGLIFGVVALGLVNFIASFFTPGGLGLYSHGPIAIIFSLLCIGLAAYSFLIDFDQADQLIRAGAPQKAAWGVALGLTVTIVWLYLEILRLLVNLNSSD, encoded by the coding sequence GTGCGTCAGAGCAGCAACCCAGTTTTCCGAAGCCTCTCCAGGCCCGGTGCCCAAGCTGGTGCTTACCAGTACGGCCAGCAGTCGCACGCTGTGTACCAGCAGGCCCCGCTCAACTACCAGTACCAGGCCCCGGCCGCCTCGCGCACCCTTTCTGTCGACGACGTCGTGGCGAAGACGGCGACCAGCCTCGCGGTGCTGGCCGTCACCGCCGTGGCTTCCTACGTGCTGACCCTGCAAACCCCGGCGCTCGGCGGCCCCATCGCCATGATCGCCGGTCTGGTGGGCTTGGGCCTGGTTTTGTTCGCGACCTTCGGGCGCCAGCAGGACAACCCCGCCGTGGTGCTCGGCTACAGCGTGGTCGAGGGGCTTTTCGTCGGCGCTGTCACGAATGCGCTCACTCTGCAGTTCCAGGGCGTGGAGGCCGGAAAGCTCATCGGCATGGCGTTGGTCGGCACCTTCGGCGTGTTCGCGGGCATGCTCGGTGTGTACAAGACGGGAGCAGTGCGGGTCACGCCGCGCTCCACCCGCATTGCCACGGGGCTGATCTTCGGCGTCGTGGCGCTGGGTTTGGTGAACTTCATCGCCTCGTTCTTCACCCCAGGCGGGCTGGGGCTGTACTCCCACGGCCCCATCGCGATCATCTTCTCGCTGCTCTGCATCGGTTTGGCGGCGTACAGCTTCCTGATCGACTTCGACCAGGCCGACCAGCTGATCCGGGCTGGCGCGCCGCAGAAAGCGGCCTGGGGCGTCGCCCTCGGCCTGACGGTCACGATCGTCTGGCTCTACCTGGAAATCCTTCGCCTGCTCGTGAATTTGAACTCGAGCGACTAG